From the Acidovorax carolinensis genome, one window contains:
- the gdhA gene encoding NADP-specific glutamate dehydrogenase: MKYESVDSFLAQVAQRNPGQPEFLQAVTEVMESLWPFIEKHPRYAEHGLLERLVEPERIVMFRVSWVDDHGSVQVNRGYRIQHSMAIGPYKGGLRFHPSVNLSVLKFLAFEQTFKNALTTLPMGGGKGGSDFDPKGKSPGEVMRFCQAFVSELFRHVGADTDVPAGDIGVGGREVGYMAGMYKKLSNRADCVFTGKGLSFGGSLIRPEATGYGTVYFAQEMLKTRGQSFDGKTVSVSGSGNVAQYAVEKAMALGAKVVSVSDSSGTVYDKDGFTPEKLAILMEVKNHKYGRVNDYAQLVGAEFQAGKTPWHIPVDVALPCATQNELNAADAATLIKNGVLCVAEGANMPSTIEAAKAFEAAGVLYAPGKASNAGGVATSGLEMSQNAARLCWPAEEVDARLLQIMQGIHAACLKYGQRADGTVSYIDGANIAGFVKVADAMLAQGVV; this comes from the coding sequence ATGAAGTACGAGTCCGTAGACAGCTTCCTCGCGCAGGTCGCACAGCGCAACCCTGGCCAACCTGAATTTCTGCAGGCTGTCACAGAAGTCATGGAAAGCCTGTGGCCCTTCATCGAAAAGCATCCCCGCTACGCCGAGCACGGCCTGCTGGAGCGCTTGGTTGAGCCGGAGCGCATCGTGATGTTCCGCGTGTCGTGGGTGGACGACCACGGCAGCGTGCAAGTCAACCGCGGCTACCGCATCCAGCACAGCATGGCCATCGGCCCCTACAAGGGCGGCCTGCGCTTTCACCCCTCGGTGAACCTGTCGGTGCTCAAGTTCCTGGCATTCGAGCAGACCTTCAAGAACGCGCTGACCACGCTGCCCATGGGCGGCGGCAAGGGTGGCTCCGATTTCGACCCCAAGGGCAAGAGCCCCGGCGAAGTGATGCGTTTTTGCCAGGCCTTTGTGTCGGAACTGTTCCGCCATGTCGGCGCCGACACCGATGTGCCGGCCGGTGACATCGGCGTGGGTGGCCGCGAGGTGGGATACATGGCCGGCATGTACAAGAAGCTCAGCAACCGTGCCGACTGCGTGTTCACGGGCAAGGGCCTGTCGTTTGGCGGCTCGCTGATCCGCCCCGAGGCCACCGGCTACGGCACCGTTTACTTTGCGCAAGAGATGCTCAAGACCCGTGGCCAGTCGTTTGACGGCAAAACAGTGTCGGTGTCCGGATCGGGCAACGTGGCGCAGTACGCCGTGGAAAAGGCCATGGCCCTGGGTGCCAAGGTGGTGTCGGTGTCCGACTCGAGCGGCACGGTGTACGACAAGGACGGTTTCACGCCCGAAAAGCTGGCCATCCTGATGGAAGTGAAGAACCACAAATACGGCCGCGTCAACGACTACGCCCAGCTGGTGGGCGCCGAGTTCCAGGCCGGCAAGACGCCATGGCACATCCCCGTGGACGTGGCCCTGCCCTGCGCCACGCAAAACGAGCTCAACGCTGCCGATGCCGCCACCCTGATCAAGAACGGCGTGCTGTGCGTGGCCGAAGGCGCCAACATGCCTTCCACCATCGAAGCCGCCAAGGCGTTTGAAGCCGCTGGCGTGCTGTATGCACCGGGCAAGGCCTCGAATGCCGGTGGCGTGGCCACCTCGGGCCTGGAAATGAGCCAGAACGCGGCCCGCCTGTGCTGGCCCGCCGAAGAAGTGGACGCCCGCCTGCTGCAGATCATGCAAGGCATCCATGCCGCCTGCCTGAAGTACGGGCAACGTGCCGACGGCACGGTCAGCTACATCGACGGCGCCAACATCGCCGGCTTTGTGAAGGTGGCCGACGCCATGCTGGCACAGGGCGTGGTGTAA
- a CDS encoding PilT/PilU family type 4a pilus ATPase — protein MEIFSFLNAMVEKGGSDLFFSVGAPVNLKIEGVTHPLKMPALHPGQVKQLAYSVMNEKQISEFEARMEMNLSISAENLGRFRVNVFVQRGETGMVIRYIKNKIPPLAALGLPPILEKLVLRKRGLVLVTGATGSGKSTTLASMINYRNENVTGHILTIEDPLEFLHAHKRSVVNQREVGIDTLSYEEALKNALREAPDVIMIGEIRDRNTMKQAIAYAETGHLCLSTLHANNANQAMERVINFFPEDAHRQLLIDLSLNLAGVVSQRLIPGLHEKLVPAVEVMLNSPYIADLIAKGEFSGIKETMGRSTEIGMCAFDQALYALYTDGRISLEEALHNADSRTDLALRVRLSAGISTADAGDLSIDTSSPMQSASRLS, from the coding sequence GTGGAAATATTCAGCTTTCTGAACGCCATGGTCGAAAAGGGCGGTTCCGACCTGTTCTTCAGCGTGGGTGCGCCCGTCAACCTCAAGATTGAGGGCGTCACGCATCCGCTGAAAATGCCTGCGCTGCACCCCGGGCAGGTCAAGCAGCTGGCCTATTCGGTCATGAACGAAAAGCAGATCAGCGAGTTCGAGGCCAGGATGGAGATGAACCTCTCCATCTCGGCCGAAAACCTGGGGCGCTTTCGGGTGAATGTGTTTGTACAGCGTGGCGAAACCGGCATGGTGATTCGCTACATCAAGAACAAGATTCCGCCGCTGGCCGCGCTGGGCCTGCCGCCGATCCTTGAAAAACTCGTGCTGCGCAAGCGCGGGCTGGTGCTGGTAACCGGGGCCACGGGCTCGGGCAAGTCCACCACGCTGGCCTCGATGATCAACTACCGCAATGAAAACGTGACGGGGCACATTCTCACCATCGAGGACCCGCTGGAGTTTCTGCATGCCCACAAGCGCTCGGTGGTGAATCAGCGGGAAGTCGGCATCGACACTCTGTCGTACGAAGAGGCGCTCAAGAACGCGCTACGCGAAGCACCCGATGTGATCATGATCGGCGAAATCCGCGACCGCAACACCATGAAACAGGCCATTGCCTATGCGGAAACCGGCCACCTGTGCCTGTCCACGCTGCACGCCAACAACGCCAACCAGGCGATGGAACGGGTCATCAATTTCTTCCCCGAAGACGCCCACCGCCAGCTGCTCATCGACCTGAGCCTGAACCTGGCCGGCGTGGTGTCGCAGCGGCTGATTCCGGGCCTGCACGAAAAGCTGGTGCCGGCGGTCGAAGTGATGCTCAACTCGCCCTACATCGCCGATTTGATCGCCAAGGGAGAGTTCTCGGGCATCAAGGAGACCATGGGGCGCAGCACCGAAATCGGCATGTGCGCCTTCGACCAGGCGTTGTACGCGCTCTACACGGACGGACGGATTTCGCTGGAGGAGGCGCTGCACAATGCCGATTCGCGCACCGATCTTGCGCTGCGCGTGCGCCTCTCGGCGGGCATCAGCACCGCAGATGCCGGGGATCTTTCCATCGACACATCGTCTCCCATGCAATCGGCATCCCGCCTCTCATGA
- a CDS encoding GspE/PulE family protein, whose product MSYPSRMQHWPFPPFFRDGRPADAITQAEAILFTTHGETRHGVLERFEPDAQRATLALNNGQGTLDLHFSTIKSIQLMPPIALTADEELTASYRTAGGHEVNTASRPFTVHFADGEHLRGDTKGFVKTRHGLFFFLITDSGHCVRIFIPATALQSYQVGGLLGQHLIRSQLVSAATVQQALTEQERRRNEAQPGTAAAAGPIRDPQQLTEQVAKIGSFVPMRLGDLLINQGMVNDNQMREALGLMKRNKRHLLGNILVEMGVLSRAQLTDAVAEQFSIPQVALDGFVIPPEVLRLVPKEYAVEHQVLPLLVSDKSLVVAVESPVDADYLDELRFSAQKQVVPVIANPEELSKRITFEYSKVDMDGPDLSIEEELRQLSQRLSANDTAPGRGDLQRQVSDNDSLVVRLVNKTILDAQARGASDIHIEAYPEEQPTLIRLRVDGDLMEYMRIPFVLRAALLSRIKIMANLDISEHRLPQDGKIDFSRFGHSKLELRVAVLPTTNGLEDIMMRLLASSKPIALDKLGMDGQLVEQLQKMVHRSYGLILVCGPTGSGKTTTLHSLMAEVNHPDTKIWTAEDPIEITHQGLRQIQMHPRIGLTFAAAMRAFLRADPDVIMVGEMRDSETAHIAIEASLTGHMVMSTLHTNSAPESVIRMLDMGLDPFNFADALVGVLSQRLARRLCPACKQPYTPTCEELKQLARDYASGTRLDPERVLGDWQQRFVPSGQSDWVLYKAQGCSHCDHTGYKGRVGIYELMAASPEIKKLIQTRAPVDQLFEAATAQGMLRLLQYGFLKVLEGVTDQRSVRGACS is encoded by the coding sequence ATGAGTTACCCATCGCGCATGCAGCACTGGCCGTTTCCGCCGTTTTTCCGCGACGGCCGGCCCGCAGACGCGATCACGCAGGCCGAGGCCATTCTTTTCACCACCCATGGTGAAACGCGGCATGGTGTGCTGGAGCGGTTCGAGCCGGATGCGCAACGCGCCACCCTGGCCCTCAACAATGGGCAAGGCACTCTTGATCTGCACTTTTCCACCATCAAGAGCATCCAGCTGATGCCCCCAATTGCGCTGACGGCCGACGAGGAGCTCACTGCAAGCTACCGGACGGCTGGTGGCCACGAGGTCAACACGGCATCGCGCCCCTTCACCGTTCATTTTGCGGATGGAGAGCACTTGCGCGGCGACACCAAGGGCTTTGTGAAGACCCGTCACGGCCTTTTCTTCTTTCTGATCACAGACTCCGGCCATTGCGTACGGATCTTCATCCCCGCCACGGCACTGCAGAGCTACCAGGTAGGCGGTCTGCTGGGCCAGCACCTGATCCGCTCCCAATTGGTCAGTGCGGCCACGGTGCAACAGGCGCTGACCGAACAGGAGCGACGGCGCAACGAAGCACAACCGGGCACAGCGGCGGCAGCAGGCCCCATCCGGGATCCGCAGCAGCTCACCGAACAGGTCGCGAAAATCGGCAGCTTCGTGCCGATGCGGCTGGGCGATCTCCTGATCAACCAGGGCATGGTGAACGACAACCAAATGCGCGAAGCCCTGGGACTAATGAAGCGGAACAAGCGGCACCTGCTGGGCAACATTCTGGTCGAGATGGGAGTGTTGAGCCGAGCCCAGCTGACCGATGCGGTGGCCGAACAGTTCAGCATTCCCCAGGTGGCGCTCGACGGGTTTGTGATCCCGCCTGAGGTTCTGCGCCTGGTGCCCAAGGAATACGCGGTAGAGCACCAGGTGCTCCCCCTCCTGGTGAGTGACAAGAGCCTCGTGGTGGCCGTGGAGAGCCCGGTGGACGCAGACTACCTCGACGAACTGCGCTTTTCGGCACAAAAGCAGGTGGTCCCGGTCATTGCGAACCCTGAGGAGCTGTCCAAGCGCATCACGTTCGAGTATTCGAAGGTCGACATGGACGGCCCCGATCTGTCCATCGAAGAAGAGTTGCGACAACTTTCCCAGCGGCTCAGTGCCAATGACACGGCCCCCGGCCGTGGGGATCTGCAAAGGCAGGTGTCAGACAACGACAGTCTCGTGGTCCGCCTGGTCAACAAGACCATCTTGGACGCGCAGGCGCGCGGGGCCTCCGACATCCACATCGAAGCCTACCCCGAAGAACAGCCTACGCTGATCCGTTTGCGCGTGGACGGTGATCTGATGGAGTACATGCGCATACCGTTCGTGCTGCGTGCTGCCTTGCTGTCGCGCATCAAGATCATGGCCAACCTCGATATTTCCGAGCACCGCCTGCCGCAGGACGGAAAGATCGACTTTTCGCGCTTCGGCCACAGCAAGCTGGAATTGCGGGTGGCCGTGCTGCCCACCACCAACGGGCTGGAAGACATCATGATGCGCCTGCTGGCATCGTCCAAGCCCATTGCTCTGGACAAGCTGGGCATGGATGGACAGCTGGTCGAGCAGCTGCAAAAGATGGTGCATCGCAGCTACGGGCTCATTTTGGTGTGCGGCCCCACGGGCTCGGGCAAGACCACCACCCTGCACTCGCTCATGGCCGAGGTGAACCACCCGGACACCAAGATCTGGACAGCCGAGGACCCCATTGAAATCACGCACCAGGGACTGCGCCAGATCCAGATGCACCCGCGCATCGGGCTCACCTTTGCGGCCGCCATGCGGGCCTTTCTGCGGGCTGATCCGGATGTGATAATGGTGGGCGAAATGCGCGACAGCGAAACCGCGCATATCGCCATTGAAGCATCGCTCACCGGCCACATGGTGATGTCCACCCTGCACACCAACAGCGCCCCGGAAAGCGTGATCCGCATGCTGGACATGGGGCTCGATCCTTTCAATTTTGCCGACGCCCTGGTGGGCGTGCTGAGCCAGCGCCTGGCACGCCGCCTGTGCCCTGCCTGCAAACAGCCCTACACCCCCACATGCGAGGAGTTGAAGCAGCTGGCCCGCGACTATGCCTCAGGAACCCGACTCGATCCCGAGCGGGTGCTCGGCGACTGGCAACAACGCTTCGTGCCCTCGGGCCAGTCGGACTGGGTGTTGTACAAGGCGCAGGGGTGCAGCCATTGCGACCACACCGGCTACAAGGGCCGCGTAGGCATTTACGAGCTGATGGCTGCATCGCCCGAGATCAAAAAGCTCATCCAGACACGCGCCCCCGTGGACCAGTTATTCGAGGCCGCCACTGCGCAGGGCATGTTGCGCCTGCTCCAGTATGGATTTCTCAAGGTGCTGGAGGGCGTGACCGACCAGCGCAGCGTTCGCGGCGCTTGCTCCTGA
- a CDS encoding multidrug effflux MFS transporter, translated as MSATSNTAAPTAAPIHPGLAVLVLALLLGLQPVTTDLYLPALPTIKAQLQASMAQSQLTLTALLLAFGCSQLVWGPLSDRWGRRPILLTGLVAYVLAALGCALAQSMEALIFWRTVQGAAMGAGVMGARAVVRDLYAPVEGAHAMSRALTGLGIIACLSPPLGGLLAGHLGWRATMAALGCFGGLALLLILLRFEETLARPNPLALHPTHLLRTWVQILRHPTFLAFSATTTFTYAGLFTYLAASSFTFIQVLGWSPTAYGLLLSCNAAMYITGTVLCRRLLVRWGLRRSMALAGLLSATGGTLMGVAALAGVQSGWAYALPFLLYQIAHGIHMPCSQSGAVGPFPKAAGTAAALNGFVMMLVAFGMGHWLGQRMDGTVLPLALGVWFWSLCLALAAWTLVQQFGEPAKA; from the coding sequence ATGTCTGCCACCTCCAACACCGCAGCGCCAACGGCTGCCCCCATCCACCCCGGCCTGGCCGTACTTGTGCTGGCGCTGCTGCTGGGCCTGCAGCCGGTCACCACCGACCTGTATCTGCCCGCGCTGCCAACCATCAAGGCGCAACTGCAGGCCAGCATGGCGCAATCGCAGCTCACACTCACGGCGTTGCTGCTGGCGTTTGGCTGCTCGCAACTGGTGTGGGGGCCGCTGTCGGACCGCTGGGGGCGCCGCCCCATCCTGCTGACAGGGCTGGTGGCCTACGTGCTGGCCGCGCTGGGCTGCGCGCTGGCGCAATCGATGGAAGCGCTGATCTTCTGGCGCACCGTGCAGGGCGCCGCCATGGGCGCCGGCGTGATGGGCGCGCGCGCCGTGGTGCGCGACCTGTATGCCCCGGTGGAAGGGGCGCACGCCATGTCGCGCGCCCTCACGGGCCTGGGCATCATTGCCTGCCTGAGCCCGCCGCTGGGCGGTCTGCTGGCGGGCCACCTGGGCTGGCGCGCCACGATGGCAGCGCTGGGCTGTTTTGGCGGCTTGGCGCTGCTGCTGATCCTGCTGCGTTTTGAAGAAACCCTGGCCCGCCCCAACCCGCTGGCGCTGCACCCCACACACTTGCTGCGCACCTGGGTGCAGATCCTGCGCCACCCCACGTTTCTGGCTTTTTCGGCCACCACCACGTTCACCTATGCAGGCCTGTTCACCTACCTGGCAGCCTCGTCGTTCACCTTCATCCAGGTGCTGGGCTGGAGCCCCACGGCCTATGGCCTGCTGCTGTCGTGCAACGCGGCGATGTACATCACCGGCACGGTGCTTTGCCGACGCCTGCTGGTGCGCTGGGGGCTGCGCCGCAGCATGGCGCTGGCCGGACTGCTGAGCGCCACGGGCGGCACGCTGATGGGCGTGGCTGCCCTGGCAGGCGTGCAAAGCGGCTGGGCCTATGCCCTGCCCTTTCTGCTGTACCAGATCGCGCATGGCATCCACATGCCCTGCAGCCAGAGCGGCGCCGTGGGCCCCTTTCCAAAAGCCGCCGGCACAGCCGCCGCGCTGAACGGCTTTGTCATGATGCTGGTGGCGTTTGGCATGGGCCACTGGCTGGGCCAGCGCATGGACGGCACGGTGCTGCCGCTTGCCCTGGGCGTGTGGTTCTGGAGCCTGTGCCTCGCGCTCGCCGCCTGGACGCTGGTGCAGCAATTCGGGGAGCCGGCCAAGGCATGA
- the miaA gene encoding tRNA (adenosine(37)-N6)-dimethylallyltransferase MiaA — MNTPLPTIAIAGPTASGKTAGALALAAVLAPRLPVEIISVDSALVYRGMDIGTAKPTRAELAAVPHHLIDIRDPLQAYSAAEFVQDAQRLIGEIRARGALPLLVGGTMLYFKALFDGIDDMPPADPAVRARLEAQAAEQGWPALHAELARVDPATAARLAPADSQRIQRALEVSHVSGQPISHFHTTKKRATSADPISATAIFSLEPDHRAWLHERIALRFDAMLAQGFVDEVRQLRARGDLHPDLPSMRCVGYRQAWEALDAQAAAGPASPLDLAGLRERGIAATRQLAKRQITWLRSMPQRHAIACDQPDATGRLVQAMLQRLERTEHAAP; from the coding sequence ATGAACACACCGCTGCCCACCATCGCCATCGCGGGGCCCACGGCCTCGGGCAAGACGGCCGGCGCCCTGGCATTGGCCGCCGTGCTGGCGCCGCGCCTGCCGGTCGAGATCATCAGCGTGGATTCGGCCCTGGTCTACCGGGGCATGGACATTGGCACCGCCAAGCCCACGCGCGCCGAGCTGGCCGCCGTGCCCCACCACCTGATCGACATCCGCGACCCGTTGCAGGCCTATAGCGCGGCCGAGTTCGTGCAGGACGCCCAGCGGCTCATCGGCGAGATCCGCGCGCGCGGCGCCCTGCCCCTGCTGGTGGGCGGCACCATGCTGTATTTCAAGGCCTTGTTCGATGGCATTGACGACATGCCCCCCGCCGACCCTGCCGTGCGCGCGCGGCTGGAGGCCCAGGCCGCGGAACAAGGCTGGCCTGCCCTGCACGCCGAACTGGCCCGCGTGGACCCCGCTACCGCCGCCCGCCTGGCGCCCGCCGACAGCCAGCGCATCCAGCGCGCGCTGGAGGTGTCGCATGTCTCCGGTCAGCCCATCTCGCACTTTCACACTACAAAAAAGAGAGCTACTAGCGCAGACCCCATAAGCGCTACGGCCATTTTTTCCCTTGAACCCGACCACCGCGCCTGGCTGCACGAGCGCATCGCCCTGCGCTTTGACGCCATGCTGGCGCAAGGCTTTGTAGACGAAGTGCGCCAGTTGCGCGCCCGCGGCGACCTGCACCCCGACCTGCCCTCCATGCGTTGCGTGGGCTACCGCCAGGCCTGGGAGGCACTGGACGCCCAGGCCGCTGCCGGCCCCGCATCGCCGCTCGACCTGGCCGGCCTGCGCGAGCGTGGCATTGCCGCCACCCGCCAGTTGGCCAAACGCCAGATCACCTGGCTGCGCAGCATGCCACAGCGCCACGCCATTGCCTGCGACCAGCCCGATGCCACCGGCCGCCTGGTGCAGGCCATGCTGCAGCGCCTGGAGCGCACGGAGCACGCCGCACCATGA
- a CDS encoding ABC transporter ATP-binding protein translates to MSSVLHVEALAKHYGGTPVFANVQFTVQSGEFVAIVGDSGVGKSTLLNCLAGLDRWDAGRIKHGGTDLAPLDETQRALWRRAHVGFVFQAFHVLPHLDVAQNVALPLMLLGRTEPDRVQHMLAAVGLAGLGERLPQQLSGGQLQRVAIARALVHRPALLLADEPTGNLDPTTAARVMDLLLAQTREHGASLVLVTHSDTAAARADRRLRLTADGIAG, encoded by the coding sequence ATGAGCAGCGTTCTACACGTCGAGGCCCTGGCCAAGCATTACGGCGGCACGCCGGTGTTTGCCAACGTGCAGTTCACCGTGCAGTCGGGCGAGTTTGTGGCCATCGTGGGCGATTCGGGCGTGGGCAAATCCACCCTGCTCAACTGCCTGGCGGGGCTAGACCGGTGGGACGCGGGGCGCATCAAGCACGGCGGCACCGACCTGGCGCCGCTGGATGAAACGCAACGCGCCCTCTGGCGGCGCGCCCATGTGGGGTTTGTGTTCCAAGCCTTTCATGTGCTGCCGCATCTCGATGTGGCGCAGAACGTGGCCTTGCCGCTGATGCTGCTGGGCCGCACCGAGCCCGATCGGGTGCAGCACATGCTGGCGGCCGTGGGCCTGGCCGGCCTGGGCGAACGCCTGCCGCAGCAACTGAGCGGTGGCCAACTGCAGCGCGTGGCCATTGCCCGCGCGCTGGTGCACCGCCCCGCCCTGCTGCTGGCCGACGAGCCCACGGGCAACCTCGACCCCACCACCGCCGCGCGCGTGATGGACCTGCTGCTCGCTCAGACGCGCGAGCATGGCGCCTCGTTGGTGCTGGTCACGCACTCGGACACCGCCGCCGCGCGCGCCGACCGGCGGCTGCGCCTCACCGCCGACGGCATCGCCGGCTGA
- a CDS encoding Hsp20/alpha crystallin family protein — protein MNSLVTRGSLFDDFFKDIAPGFYVRPLHGEGVPSPTQIKVDVKETDGGYTVQAEVPGVPKEDIQVSIDGNVVSLRAEVRQHDQKTEGEKVLRSERYFGSVARSFQLPVDVDAAQAKAKYDNGVLTLTLPKKQGGSAQRLSIE, from the coding sequence ATGAATTCTCTGGTTACCCGTGGCAGTTTGTTCGATGACTTCTTCAAGGACATCGCCCCCGGCTTTTATGTGCGCCCACTGCATGGCGAAGGCGTGCCATCGCCCACGCAGATCAAGGTGGACGTGAAGGAAACCGATGGCGGCTACACCGTGCAGGCCGAGGTGCCGGGCGTGCCCAAGGAAGACATTCAGGTCTCGATCGACGGCAATGTGGTCAGCCTGCGCGCCGAGGTGCGCCAGCATGACCAGAAGACCGAGGGCGAGAAGGTGCTGCGCTCCGAGCGCTATTTCGGCTCGGTGGCGCGCAGCTTTCAGTTGCCTGTGGATGTGGATGCCGCCCAGGCCAAGGCCAAATACGACAACGGCGTGCTGACGCTCACGCTGCCCAAGAAGCAGGGCGGCAGCGCGCAGCGGCTTTCGATCGAATAA
- a CDS encoding ABC transporter permease, with protein sequence MLALLRTFSWQELRHHPWRSAAAVAAVMLGVALAFAVHVINSSALDEFSQAVRAVNGQPDLELRAMQGPLPEALYGQLANHPQVLRASPWLELSTLAQANPSEATPQGTSPAPARVVLRVVGADALLLPAVAPALMPRAFAGSERLAMLAPATVFLNAAALQALGLATNGSGAATLRLHTGLPTSTSYTVRVAGTVAAGGAPLAVMDIGAAQDLWGQAGRLTRIDLQLQPGTDRAAFQQALRSMPGWPANTMLAEPGDAVQRIGNLSRAYRVNLTVLALVALFTGAFLVFSVLALSVAQRAPQFALLAVLGATPRQRLALVLAESALLGLVGSVAGIALGTALAATALQLLGGDLGGGYFAGVQPSLQWSTPAALLYGTLGVAAALVGGWWPAQSARHLPPAQTLKGLGAAAGRGSGATVGIILIAGGALLASAPPIFGIALAAYFAIGLLLVGGIALLPWGMAWLLQRLRPLVAGRLMLVLPLERARRMRGTAAIAVGGVVASLSLAVALTVMVASFRGSVTEWLDAVLPSPLYVRSALSAAGGEAALLPPGFDEAVAQLPGVARVQPLRASPLQLDAKRPALTLLSRPLAGDPARWLPLVGAALPVPAGRTGVYISEAVVDLYGLKPGMEWPALSRSFSPLAQEGQSQAAIFFIAGVWRDYVRQSGAVAMDRTDYLRLTGDARASDLALWPRDGTDLAQLQQAIRALAAPGAATEAEMGAGAAGLEFVSSGDIRERSLRIFDRSFAVTYWLQAVAIGIGLFGVAASFSAQVLARRKEFGLLAHLGLTRRQILAVVAGEGAAWTGVGAAVGVLLGLAVALVLVHVVNPQSFHWTMELRVPAARLLALCAAVVASGTLTAWLAGRAAAGQDAVLAVKEDW encoded by the coding sequence ATGCTTGCTCTGCTTCGCACCTTCTCCTGGCAGGAGCTGCGCCACCACCCCTGGCGCAGCGCCGCAGCGGTGGCTGCCGTGATGCTGGGCGTTGCGCTGGCGTTTGCCGTGCATGTGATCAACAGCTCGGCCCTGGACGAGTTCTCGCAGGCCGTGCGCGCGGTGAACGGCCAGCCCGATCTGGAGCTGCGTGCCATGCAGGGCCCGCTGCCCGAAGCACTGTATGGGCAGCTGGCCAACCACCCGCAGGTGCTGCGCGCCAGCCCATGGCTGGAGCTTTCCACGCTGGCCCAGGCGAACCCATCGGAAGCGACACCGCAGGGCACCTCACCCGCCCCGGCGCGCGTGGTGCTGCGGGTGGTGGGCGCGGATGCGCTGCTGCTGCCTGCCGTGGCGCCGGCGCTCATGCCGCGCGCCTTCGCAGGCAGCGAACGGCTGGCCATGCTGGCGCCGGCCACGGTGTTTCTCAACGCGGCGGCCTTGCAGGCGCTGGGCTTGGCGACGAACGGCAGTGGCGCGGCAACGCTGCGGCTGCACACGGGCCTGCCAACTTCAACGTCGTACACGGTGCGCGTGGCCGGCACCGTGGCTGCGGGCGGTGCGCCGCTGGCCGTGATGGACATCGGCGCCGCGCAAGACCTGTGGGGCCAGGCAGGGCGCCTGACCCGCATCGACCTGCAACTGCAACCGGGCACCGACCGCGCCGCGTTCCAGCAGGCGCTGCGGTCAATGCCCGGCTGGCCGGCCAACACCATGCTGGCCGAGCCTGGCGATGCAGTGCAGCGCATTGGCAACCTGTCGCGCGCCTACCGCGTCAACCTCACCGTGCTGGCGCTGGTGGCCCTGTTCACGGGGGCGTTTCTGGTGTTTTCGGTGCTGGCCCTCAGCGTGGCGCAGCGCGCGCCCCAGTTTGCGTTGCTGGCGGTGCTGGGCGCCACGCCACGCCAGCGTCTGGCGCTGGTGCTGGCCGAGTCGGCCCTGCTGGGGCTGGTGGGCAGTGTCGCCGGCATTGCGCTGGGCACGGCACTGGCGGCCACCGCGCTGCAACTGCTGGGGGGCGACCTGGGGGGTGGCTACTTTGCCGGCGTGCAGCCATCGCTGCAATGGAGTACCCCGGCAGCGCTGCTCTATGGCACGCTGGGCGTGGCCGCCGCGCTGGTGGGCGGCTGGTGGCCCGCCCAGTCGGCCCGCCATTTGCCGCCCGCGCAAACGCTCAAGGGCCTGGGCGCCGCAGCCGGTCGGGGCTCTGGTGCCACGGTCGGTATTATTTTGATAGCTGGTGGCGCTTTACTGGCAAGCGCTCCACCCATTTTTGGCATTGCACTGGCCGCTTACTTCGCCATTGGTCTGCTGCTGGTGGGCGGCATTGCCTTGCTGCCGTGGGGCATGGCCTGGCTGCTGCAGCGCCTGCGCCCGCTGGTGGCCGGCCGTCTGATGCTGGTGCTGCCCCTGGAGCGCGCGCGCCGCATGCGGGGCACGGCTGCCATCGCCGTGGGCGGCGTGGTGGCCAGCCTGAGCCTGGCCGTGGCACTGACGGTGATGGTGGCCAGCTTTCGCGGTTCGGTCACCGAGTGGCTCGATGCGGTGCTGCCGTCCCCGCTGTATGTGCGCTCGGCCCTGAGCGCGGCGGGGGGCGAGGCAGCCTTGTTGCCCCCCGGGTTCGACGAGGCCGTGGCGCAGCTGCCCGGTGTGGCCCGCGTGCAGCCCCTGCGCGCCAGCCCGCTGCAGCTGGACGCCAAGCGCCCCGCCCTCACGCTGCTGAGCCGCCCGCTGGCCGGCGACCCGGCCCGCTGGCTACCCCTGGTGGGCGCGGCGCTGCCGGTGCCCGCAGGCCGCACGGGCGTCTACATCAGCGAAGCGGTGGTAGACCTGTATGGCCTGAAGCCCGGCATGGAGTGGCCTGCACTTTCAAGGTCTTTCAGCCCTCTGGCGCAAGAAGGACAATCGCAAGCAGCTATATTTTTCATAGCAGGCGTATGGCGCGACTATGTTCGCCAGTCGGGCGCCGTGGCCATGGACCGCACCGACTACCTGCGCCTGACGGGCGATGCGCGTGCCAGCGACCTGGCGCTGTGGCCGCGCGATGGCACTGACCTGGCGCAGTTGCAGCAGGCGATTCGTGCGCTGGCCGCGCCTGGTGCTGCAACAGAGGCAGAAATGGGTGCGGGCGCAGCAGGGCTGGAGTTCGTCTCGTCCGGCGACATCCGCGAGCGCTCGTTGCGCATCTTCGACCGCAGCTTCGCCGTCACCTACTGGCTGCAGGCCGTGGCCATTGGCATCGGCCTGTTTGGCGTGGCGGCCAGCTTCAGCGCGCAGGTGCTGGCGCGGCGCAAAGAGTTCGGCCTGCTGGCCCACCTGGGCCTCACCCGCCGGCAGATCCTGGCCGTGGTGGCCGGTGAAGGCGCGGCATGGACCGGCGTGGGCGCGGCCGTGGGCGTGCTGCTGGGCCTGGCCGTGGCGTTGGTGCTGGTGCATGTGGTCAACCCGCAAAGCTTTCACTGGACCATGGAGCTGCGCGTGCCCGCTGCCCGCCTGCTGGCACTGTGCGCCGCCGTGGTGGCTTCGGGCACCCTCACCGCCTGGCTGGCGGGCCGGGCGGCAGCGGGACAGGATGCGGTGCTGGCGGTAAAGGAAGACTGGTAG